One genomic region from Cyanobium usitatum str. Tous encodes:
- a CDS encoding TIGR02466 family protein: MQIEPLFPVALGRVQLLPDPLDTALQLQALHELRGQASSNPDPCCAWTGDLNGVWQLQRQPAFAPLIAVLTGHAEAFLQQLGFDLSRVALHLQRCWPVLSEEGQVVGRHHHPNAHLSAIYYLNGDGSGRSGCLRLWPQRQLNELVPGMAVGHEGPLAASPWSAPWLDVAPQAGLLLLFPSCLDHAVLPNEDPDDLRCSLSIDFALTAPVARNGSSPPEYLAPHPSQWQEL; this comes from the coding sequence TTGCAGATCGAGCCTCTGTTTCCGGTGGCTCTTGGCAGGGTGCAGCTGTTGCCTGATCCTCTGGATACGGCACTGCAACTTCAAGCCCTGCACGAGCTGCGGGGCCAAGCCAGCTCCAACCCCGATCCTTGTTGTGCCTGGACCGGCGACCTTAATGGTGTCTGGCAGCTGCAGCGTCAGCCTGCCTTTGCGCCACTAATTGCTGTCTTGACAGGCCATGCAGAAGCTTTTCTGCAGCAATTGGGTTTCGATCTCAGCCGAGTGGCCTTGCACCTGCAGCGCTGCTGGCCCGTGCTTAGTGAGGAGGGGCAGGTGGTAGGCCGCCACCATCACCCCAACGCTCACCTCAGTGCCATCTACTACCTCAACGGTGATGGCAGCGGCCGCAGTGGCTGTCTGCGCCTGTGGCCGCAGCGGCAGCTGAATGAGCTGGTGCCTGGGATGGCTGTTGGCCACGAAGGTCCGTTGGCTGCATCGCCTTGGAGCGCCCCCTGGCTGGATGTGGCTCCCCAGGCAGGGCTGCTGCTGCTGTTTCCCAGTTGCCTGGATCATGCGGTGTTGCCAAACGAGGATCCCGATGATTTGCGCTGCTCCCTCAGCATCGATTTCGCGCTAACAGCTCCCGTGGCTAGAAATGGCTCCTCGCCACCGGAATACCTGGCGCCCCACCCCAGCCAGTGGCAGGAGCTTTGA
- a CDS encoding 2Fe-2S iron-sulfur cluster-binding protein, whose translation MVFSCPLRHPPVTETQTFTITAEFQGTQHIFPCCSDQTVLSAAEAAGVPLPSSCCSGVCTTCAALISEGSVQQPDAMGVKADLQLKGYALLCVSFPQSDLRLQAGMEDALYEAQFGKYQK comes from the coding sequence ATGGTTTTTAGCTGCCCACTCCGGCACCCTCCTGTGACCGAAACCCAGACCTTCACAATCACCGCCGAGTTTCAAGGCACCCAACACATCTTTCCCTGCTGCAGCGATCAAACCGTGCTGTCTGCAGCTGAGGCCGCCGGGGTCCCCTTGCCCAGTTCTTGCTGTTCCGGGGTCTGCACCACCTGTGCGGCTTTGATCAGTGAGGGCAGCGTTCAGCAGCCCGATGCCATGGGGGTCAAGGCGGACCTGCAACTAAAGGGCTATGCCCTGCTCTGCGTCTCCTTTCCCCAATCTGACCTGCGGCTCCAGGCGGGTATGGAGGATGCCCTCTACGAAGCCCAGTTCGGTAAATACCAGAAATGA
- a CDS encoding DUF3326 domain-containing protein, whose amino-acid sequence MTASLPLPTLLVIPTGIGCELGGYAGDGLPAARLLAAASGCLITHPNVMNGASLYWSDSRIHYVEGSALDRFAAAAIGLRPVRRQRLGLLLDAGIEAELRWRHLQVAEGCRASLGLEIGPVVTTDEPLEVTLCQGASGASSGHLGRPELLLRAGQMLKAAGATAIAVVTRFPEDNSSEALAAYRQGSGVDALAGAEAVISHLLSRELGLPCAHAPALSPLPLDPGLDPRAAGEELGYTFLACVLVGLSRAPDLVPLAPGLGPLSAAGADVLRIEDVGAVVAPAGALGGAAVLACAERGIPVIAVHNPCVLNVSAAALGLEVLAAESYAAVAGLLVALREGISPSALVRPLQRLTAISADRPSGGGVSHPGPGQRRDGTPSHAPC is encoded by the coding sequence ATGACGGCGAGCCTGCCCCTGCCCACCTTGCTGGTGATTCCCACCGGGATTGGATGTGAGCTGGGTGGTTACGCGGGCGATGGCCTGCCTGCCGCTCGCTTGCTGGCGGCCGCGAGTGGCTGCCTGATCACCCATCCCAACGTCATGAATGGGGCCTCCTTGTACTGGAGCGATTCCCGCATCCACTACGTGGAGGGTTCGGCCCTCGACCGCTTCGCTGCTGCTGCGATCGGCCTGCGGCCGGTGCGCCGGCAGCGGCTCGGGCTGTTGCTCGATGCCGGTATCGAGGCGGAGCTGCGCTGGCGCCATCTCCAGGTTGCCGAGGGCTGCCGGGCCAGTCTGGGTTTGGAGATTGGCCCGGTGGTCACCACCGATGAACCCCTCGAGGTGACTCTGTGTCAGGGAGCAAGCGGGGCTAGCTCGGGGCACCTAGGCCGCCCCGAGCTGCTGCTGCGCGCCGGCCAGATGCTCAAGGCTGCCGGGGCTACGGCTATTGCGGTGGTAACTCGCTTCCCCGAGGACAACAGCAGCGAGGCCCTTGCGGCCTACCGCCAGGGGTCTGGTGTGGATGCCCTGGCCGGTGCCGAGGCGGTGATCAGCCATCTGCTCAGCCGCGAGTTGGGCCTGCCATGCGCCCATGCGCCGGCCCTCAGTCCCCTGCCGCTGGATCCTGGTCTCGACCCCCGGGCGGCGGGGGAGGAATTGGGCTACACCTTTTTGGCCTGCGTGCTGGTGGGACTGAGCCGGGCGCCCGATCTGGTGCCCCTGGCACCCGGCTTAGGACCCTTGAGCGCAGCCGGAGCTGATGTGCTCCGCATCGAAGATGTGGGGGCTGTGGTGGCCCCGGCAGGAGCCCTGGGGGGGGCGGCTGTGCTGGCCTGCGCTGAGCGCGGCATCCCAGTGATCGCAGTGCACAACCCCTGCGTGCTCAACGTGTCGGCGGCGGCCCTGGGCTTGGAGGTGCTCGCTGCAGAGAGCTATGCGGCGGTGGCTGGGTTGCTGGTCGCCCTGCGCGAGGGGATCAGCCCCTCTGCTCTGGTGCGCCCTTTGCAGCGGTTGACCGCGATCAGCGCAGACAGGCCATCGGGTGGCGGGGTGTCACATCCAGGGCCCGGGCAACGCCGGGATGGCACACCGTCCCATGCACCGTGTTGA
- the ald gene encoding alanine dehydrogenase codes for MASIGVPAEIKRDEQRVALTPDGVADLVNQGMEVRIQAGAGLGAGFSDAAFAAAGARLVSAAEAWGAHLVVKVKEPQPEEFGFLRSDLVLFTYLHLAAYPEVGRALLEAGTTAVAYETVQLEDGSLPLLAPMSEIAGRLAAQVGAHLLERPHGGRGILMGGCTGVRPARVVVLGAGSVGWNAARIAAAMDAEVFLLDRSPERLRSLEAHRRGRLVSLVSSSSLIERLVPGADLLIGAVLTAGGRAPTLVEEALVRQMQPGSVVVDVAIDQGGCIATSRETSHTDPVHTLHGVQHYAVGNMPGAVPFTSTEALVSVTLPYILAMAGRGLVEAVTDRPELLSGLNTVHGTVCHPGVARALDVTPRHPMACLR; via the coding sequence ATGGCAAGCATCGGCGTGCCCGCAGAGATCAAGCGCGATGAACAGCGCGTGGCCCTCACCCCTGACGGGGTGGCCGATCTGGTGAACCAGGGCATGGAGGTGCGCATCCAGGCGGGAGCAGGTTTAGGGGCTGGCTTCAGCGATGCCGCCTTCGCCGCCGCCGGGGCCCGGCTGGTGAGCGCCGCAGAAGCCTGGGGCGCCCATTTGGTGGTGAAGGTCAAGGAGCCCCAGCCCGAGGAATTCGGCTTTCTGCGCTCCGATCTGGTGCTGTTCACCTACCTGCACCTGGCCGCCTACCCGGAGGTGGGCCGGGCCCTGCTGGAGGCTGGCACCACTGCCGTGGCCTATGAAACCGTGCAGCTCGAAGACGGCAGCCTGCCTTTGCTGGCGCCGATGAGCGAAATCGCCGGCCGGCTAGCAGCCCAGGTGGGGGCCCACCTGCTGGAGCGCCCCCACGGCGGTCGCGGCATCCTGATGGGGGGCTGCACCGGGGTTCGGCCGGCGCGGGTGGTGGTGCTGGGAGCAGGCAGTGTGGGCTGGAATGCGGCCCGGATCGCCGCCGCCATGGATGCGGAGGTATTCCTGCTGGATCGCTCGCCCGAGCGGCTGCGCAGCCTCGAGGCCCACCGCCGCGGCCGGCTGGTGAGCCTGGTGAGCAGCAGCAGCCTGATCGAGCGCCTGGTGCCGGGTGCCGATCTACTCATTGGTGCCGTGCTCACCGCCGGTGGCCGGGCCCCCACCCTGGTGGAGGAGGCGCTGGTGCGGCAGATGCAACCCGGCTCCGTGGTGGTGGATGTGGCGATCGATCAGGGGGGCTGCATTGCCACCAGCCGCGAAACCAGCCACACCGATCCTGTCCACACACTCCACGGCGTGCAGCACTACGCCGTCGGCAACATGCCCGGGGCCGTACCCTTCACCTCCACCGAAGCGCTGGTGAGTGTCACCCTGCCCTACATCCTGGCAATGGCGGGACGGGGCCTGGTCGAAGCCGTCACCGACCGACCCGAACTACTTTCCGGTCTCAACACGGTGCATGGGACGGTGTGCCATCCCGGCGTTGCCCGGGCCCTGGATGTGACACCCCGCCACCCGATGGCCTGTCTGCGCTGA
- a CDS encoding NAD+ synthase, which yields MRLALAQLNPLVGDLAGNGELILAASRHAAAQGADLVLTPELSLWGYPPRDLLLRPSLIAKQGAVLNQLAASLAQELPQLAVLVGMAEPSGAAPLPNLFNAVALVEAGSWRVVARKRLLPTYDVFDEQRYFCAASGPSVLELERGGRSWRLGLTICEDLWVEEELQGHRLAGADPVAELLSSRIDLLLNLSASPFGQAKVALRQSLARRAASRLACPVVYVNQVGGNDELVFDGASFVVDARGGVEAGSAVVSQLASCKEQVSCWEVNSSAPVSPLPVAPLPTENEQLFRALVLGVADYARKCGFSSALLGLSGGIDSALVAVIAAAALGGERVQALMMPSPWSSAGSLNDAQALAGRLGLGSHTAEIAALMASFDTTLTPVLAGPPCGLSAENLQSRIRGTLLMAVANQQGQLLLSTGNKSELAVGYCTLYGDMNGGLAVIGDLYKTSVFELCAWLDSAAAGPCRSELGLPGDGELVGRAIRDKPPSAELRPDQLDSDSLPDYAVLDPILKAYIEELASPEQLIARGTPAELAERVMQLLRRAEFKRRQAPPLLKIGGRAFGSGWRMPIASL from the coding sequence ATGCGCCTCGCCCTGGCCCAACTAAATCCGCTAGTTGGCGACCTGGCCGGCAACGGCGAGCTGATCCTGGCGGCCAGCCGTCATGCCGCCGCCCAGGGGGCCGATCTGGTGCTCACCCCCGAGCTGTCCCTTTGGGGCTACCCACCACGCGATCTGCTGCTGCGCCCCAGCCTGATCGCGAAGCAAGGCGCCGTGCTCAACCAGCTGGCCGCGTCCCTAGCCCAAGAGCTACCCCAGCTGGCCGTGCTGGTGGGCATGGCCGAACCATCAGGCGCCGCGCCGTTGCCCAACCTGTTCAACGCTGTGGCCTTAGTGGAGGCCGGCAGCTGGCGGGTGGTGGCCCGTAAGCGGCTGCTACCCACCTACGACGTCTTCGACGAGCAGCGCTACTTCTGCGCCGCCAGCGGGCCCAGCGTGCTGGAGCTTGAGCGGGGCGGCCGGAGCTGGCGTCTGGGGCTAACGATCTGCGAAGACCTCTGGGTTGAGGAGGAACTGCAGGGCCACCGCCTGGCTGGTGCCGATCCCGTCGCCGAGCTGCTCTCAAGCCGCATCGACCTGCTGCTCAACCTCTCGGCATCACCGTTTGGCCAGGCCAAAGTGGCCCTGCGTCAGAGCCTGGCCCGCCGCGCCGCCAGCCGGCTCGCTTGCCCGGTGGTCTACGTCAATCAGGTGGGCGGCAACGACGAGCTGGTGTTCGACGGCGCCAGCTTCGTGGTGGATGCCAGAGGTGGGGTCGAGGCAGGCAGTGCAGTGGTGAGCCAGCTGGCCAGTTGCAAGGAGCAGGTGAGCTGCTGGGAAGTCAACAGCTCAGCGCCAGTGTCACCTTTGCCAGTGGCGCCTTTGCCTACTGAAAACGAGCAGTTGTTTCGGGCCCTGGTGCTGGGGGTGGCCGACTACGCCCGCAAATGCGGCTTCAGCAGCGCCCTGCTGGGACTGAGCGGCGGCATCGATTCGGCCCTGGTGGCCGTGATCGCCGCCGCTGCCCTGGGGGGTGAGCGGGTGCAGGCACTGATGATGCCCTCCCCCTGGAGCTCGGCAGGCTCCCTAAACGATGCCCAGGCCCTGGCTGGGCGCCTGGGCCTGGGCAGCCACACCGCTGAGATCGCAGCGCTGATGGCCAGTTTCGACACCACCCTGACACCGGTGCTGGCGGGACCGCCCTGCGGTCTGAGCGCCGAAAACCTGCAGTCGCGCATCCGCGGCACCCTGCTGATGGCTGTGGCTAACCAGCAGGGCCAGCTGCTGCTCTCCACCGGCAACAAAAGCGAGCTGGCCGTGGGCTATTGCACCCTCTACGGCGACATGAACGGCGGCCTGGCCGTGATCGGCGACCTATACAAAACCAGCGTGTTCGAGCTCTGCGCCTGGCTCGATTCGGCCGCCGCCGGCCCCTGCCGTAGTGAGCTGGGGCTGCCAGGCGACGGCGAGCTGGTGGGGCGGGCGATCCGCGATAAACCCCCCAGCGCCGAGCTGCGCCCCGACCAGCTCGATAGCGATTCCCTGCCCGACTACGCCGTGCTCGACCCGATCTTGAAGGCCTACATCGAGGAGTTAGCCAGTCCGGAGCAGCTGATCGCCAGGGGGACCCCAGCGGAGCTGGCCGAACGGGTGATGCAGCTGCTGCGCCGGGCCGAGTTCAAGCGGCGCCAGGCCCCGCCCCTGCTCAAGATCGGCGGCCGGGCCTTCGGCAGCGGCTGGCGCATGCCGATCGCCAGCCTCTAA
- a CDS encoding nicotinate-nucleotide adenylyltransferase produces MSNGVVKAAEGPIALFGTSADPPTRGHQALLEGLLQLYPTVATWASDNPQKHHGAPLEQRATLLAELVAAIGDPRLSHRQELSSPWAITTLERAAAHWPGSELVFVVGSDLAAQIPSWKQAEAVLKACVLAIAPRAGWPLQPKQLEQLTQLGGRVVILPLQVPATASSAVRQTPDPAQLPAALLPLLLEQNLYGLAGDPSLSQPLKSP; encoded by the coding sequence ATGAGCAACGGGGTCGTCAAAGCCGCAGAGGGGCCGATCGCCCTGTTTGGCACCAGCGCCGACCCACCGACCCGGGGCCACCAGGCCCTGCTGGAGGGGCTGCTGCAGCTCTATCCCACGGTCGCCACCTGGGCCAGCGACAACCCCCAAAAACACCACGGCGCCCCCCTGGAGCAACGGGCCACCCTGCTTGCCGAGCTGGTGGCAGCCATCGGCGATCCGAGGCTGAGCCACCGGCAGGAGCTCAGCAGCCCCTGGGCGATCACCACCCTGGAGCGGGCAGCGGCCCACTGGCCTGGCAGCGAGCTGGTGTTTGTGGTGGGCAGTGATCTGGCTGCCCAGATCCCCAGCTGGAAGCAAGCCGAAGCCGTGCTCAAGGCCTGCGTGCTGGCAATCGCCCCCCGAGCCGGCTGGCCCCTGCAGCCCAAACAACTGGAGCAGCTCACCCAGCTGGGGGGCCGGGTGGTGATCCTGCCCCTGCAGGTTCCCGCCACCGCCAGCTCGGCGGTGCGCCAAACCCCCGACCCAGCCCAGCTGCCTGCGGCCCTGTTGCCGCTGCTGCTCGAGCAAAATCTCTACGGCCTAGCGGGCGATCCGAGCCTCAGCCAGCCACTCAAAAGTCCCTGA
- a CDS encoding GTP-binding protein produces MRPEPRAEPCPDQAPAIPERCQSLLDQWRRQLQLSGREQSQLAGQLLALDRQLGRLQQRSLRVAVFGRVGVGKSSLLNALLGEAAFATDVAHGCTRHQQAQAWAQPMEGLSRVELVDTPGIDEIAAAARARLAARVALGSDLVLLVLDGDLTSIEHDALAPLLASGKPVLLVLNRCDCWSEAEQAELIASIKRRLPAAARQLELIPVAAAPRKPQLLADGRVRSVVQAPQVEPLRQSLLQLLEQHGCLLLALNALGSAERFHQSLQRWRLGTSRQAAQSLIGRFAALKATGVAANPLVLLDLAGGLACDTALVLQLCQLYGLPMHGAGARQLLRRLSGHNALLGGAQIGIQLALGALRQLLLLAAPLTGGLSLAPAAPVALAQAALAVHTTRLTGRLAAAELLRSAQRGGQPGALLRRLAISDPQVRLWLGERSEPAPNLQALLP; encoded by the coding sequence ATGAGGCCCGAACCACGCGCCGAACCGTGCCCCGATCAGGCGCCCGCCATCCCGGAGCGCTGCCAATCCCTGCTCGACCAGTGGCGCCGCCAGCTCCAGCTCAGCGGCCGCGAGCAAAGCCAGCTAGCCGGCCAGCTGCTGGCCCTGGATCGCCAGCTAGGGCGCCTGCAGCAGCGCAGTCTGCGGGTGGCCGTGTTCGGCCGTGTAGGGGTGGGCAAGTCGAGCCTGCTCAACGCCTTGCTGGGGGAGGCGGCTTTCGCCACCGACGTGGCCCACGGCTGCACGCGCCACCAGCAGGCCCAAGCCTGGGCGCAACCCATGGAGGGGCTCAGCCGGGTGGAGCTGGTGGACACCCCTGGCATCGATGAGATCGCCGCCGCCGCCAGGGCCCGACTGGCGGCCCGAGTAGCCCTCGGCTCAGATCTGGTGCTGCTGGTGCTCGACGGCGACCTCACCAGCATCGAGCACGACGCCCTGGCGCCACTGCTGGCCAGCGGCAAGCCGGTACTGCTGGTGCTCAACCGCTGCGACTGCTGGAGCGAGGCCGAGCAGGCCGAGCTGATCGCCAGCATCAAGCGGCGGCTGCCGGCAGCTGCCCGGCAGCTGGAGCTGATCCCGGTGGCCGCCGCGCCACGCAAACCCCAGCTGCTGGCCGATGGCCGGGTGCGCAGCGTTGTTCAAGCTCCGCAGGTGGAGCCGCTGCGGCAGTCCCTGCTGCAACTGCTGGAGCAACACGGCTGCCTGTTGCTCGCCCTCAATGCCCTGGGCAGCGCGGAGCGCTTTCACCAGTCCCTGCAACGCTGGCGCCTGGGGACCAGCCGCCAGGCCGCCCAAAGCCTGATCGGCCGCTTTGCCGCCCTCAAGGCCACCGGCGTGGCCGCCAACCCCCTGGTGCTGCTGGATCTGGCCGGCGGCCTGGCCTGCGACACCGCCCTTGTGCTGCAGCTCTGCCAGCTCTACGGCCTGCCGATGCATGGCGCCGGCGCCCGCCAGCTGCTGCGGCGGCTCTCCGGCCACAACGCCCTGCTGGGCGGCGCCCAGATCGGCATCCAGCTGGCCCTGGGCGCCCTACGCCAACTGCTGCTGCTGGCAGCACCGCTCACCGGCGGCCTCAGCCTCGCTCCAGCCGCCCCGGTAGCCCTGGCCCAGGCGGCCCTAGCCGTGCACACCACCAGGCTCACCGGCCGGCTGGCCGCCGCCGAACTGCTGCGGAGCGCCCAGCGAGGCGGCCAACCCGGCGCCCTGCTGCGGCGCCTGGCTATCAGCGATCCCCAGGTGCGCCTGTGGCTGGGCGAGCGCAGCGAGCCGGCCCCCAACCTGCAGGCCCTGCTGCCATGA
- a CDS encoding CNNM domain-containing protein codes for MNDLLTLALLVVLVIAGSALCSGVEAALLTVNPVRVHELAARSKPVRGAQRLEKLRQRLGRTLSVLVIANNGFNIFGSLMLGGYAAIVFKREGIEGIALPLFSVGLTVLVILLGEILPKALGSRLALPVALASAPALAILTRLMLPLVLLLERLLPAITAENEISTDEEEIRLLARLGSQKGQIEADEAAMIAKVFQLNDLTARDLMTPRVAAPTLDGATSLEQLREDLLANNAEWWVVLGEEVDEVLGVAGRERLLTALLQGEGNRTAASLSEPVDYVPEMIRADRLLTGFRRNSSGVRVVVDEFGGFVGVIGAEAVLAVLAGWWRRPQPAGEGMRP; via the coding sequence ATGAACGACCTGCTCACCCTGGCGCTGCTTGTGGTGCTGGTGATCGCAGGTTCGGCCCTGTGCTCTGGAGTTGAGGCTGCCCTGCTCACCGTGAACCCGGTGCGGGTGCACGAACTTGCCGCCCGCAGCAAGCCCGTGCGCGGAGCGCAGCGCCTGGAGAAGCTGCGCCAGCGGCTGGGCCGCACCCTGTCGGTGCTGGTGATCGCCAACAACGGCTTCAATATTTTTGGCAGCCTGATGCTGGGCGGCTACGCCGCCATCGTTTTCAAACGGGAGGGCATCGAGGGGATCGCCCTGCCCCTGTTTTCCGTGGGGCTCACCGTGCTGGTGATCCTGCTGGGGGAGATCCTGCCCAAGGCCCTCGGCAGCCGCCTGGCCCTGCCGGTGGCCCTGGCCAGCGCCCCGGCCCTAGCAATCCTGACCAGGCTGATGCTGCCCCTGGTGCTGCTGCTAGAGCGCCTGCTGCCGGCGATCACAGCCGAAAACGAAATCAGCACCGACGAAGAAGAGATTCGCCTACTGGCCCGGCTCGGCTCCCAGAAGGGCCAAATCGAGGCCGATGAAGCGGCCATGATCGCCAAGGTGTTCCAGCTAAACGACCTCACCGCCCGCGATCTGATGACTCCGAGGGTGGCGGCTCCCACCCTCGATGGGGCGACCAGCCTGGAGCAGTTGCGCGAAGACCTGCTGGCGAACAACGCCGAGTGGTGGGTGGTGCTGGGCGAAGAGGTGGATGAGGTGCTAGGCGTGGCCGGCCGGGAGCGGCTCCTGACAGCCCTGCTCCAAGGCGAAGGCAATCGCACTGCCGCTTCCCTAAGTGAGCCGGTCGATTACGTGCCAGAAATGATCCGGGCCGACCGGTTGCTCACGGGCTTCCGCCGCAACAGCAGCGGCGTTCGCGTCGTGGTGGATGAATTCGGCGGCTTCGTGGGCGTGATTGGCGCTGAGGCGGTGCTGGCGGTGCTGGCGGGCTGGTGGCGCCGTCCCCAACCTGCGGGCGAAGGGATGCGGCCATGA
- a CDS encoding aminopeptidase P N-terminal domain-containing protein: MFDPSTFAQRRQRFFAQLGEAAAVIPAAALVTHHADCEWPFRQNSDFWYLTGFDEPEAVALFLPHRPEGERYVLFVQPREASAEVWNGFRWGTEGAVAEFGADLAHPRSELEQRLPDYLRGAEGIAFRVGKHPKVEPLVLAAWAAQLDRAPRSGRAALGLVAPCPLLHELRLRKGPEELERMREAARISAEAHELARQVVRPGLNERQVQAVIEQHFLEQGARGPAYGTIVAGGDNACVLHYIANNAPLNDGDLLLIDAGCSLADYYNGDITRSFPINGRFSGEQRALYELVLAAQEAAVASVAPGFSAEGVHETALRVLVAGLLDLGLLAGSLDGVIEQGAYRHLYMHRTGHWLGLDVHDVGAYRLGEHHVELEPGMVLTVEPGLYVSDRLPVPEGQPEIEARWKGIGIRIEDDVAVTSHGHENLTAAALKSPAALER; this comes from the coding sequence ATGTTCGATCCGTCCACCTTCGCCCAGCGCCGTCAGCGCTTCTTCGCCCAGCTCGGGGAAGCTGCTGCCGTGATTCCGGCTGCTGCGCTGGTGACCCATCACGCCGACTGCGAGTGGCCCTTCCGCCAAAACAGCGACTTTTGGTATCTCACTGGTTTTGATGAACCCGAGGCGGTGGCCCTGTTTTTGCCCCATCGGCCCGAGGGTGAGCGCTACGTGCTGTTTGTGCAGCCCCGCGAGGCCAGCGCCGAGGTTTGGAATGGTTTCCGTTGGGGTACGGAAGGCGCCGTGGCCGAGTTTGGCGCCGACCTAGCCCACCCGCGCAGCGAGCTAGAGCAGCGCTTGCCCGACTACCTCAGGGGCGCTGAGGGCATCGCCTTTCGCGTTGGCAAGCACCCGAAGGTGGAGCCGCTGGTGCTGGCGGCTTGGGCCGCCCAGCTCGACCGAGCCCCCCGCAGCGGCCGGGCCGCCCTGGGCCTGGTGGCCCCCTGTCCGCTGCTGCACGAGCTGAGGCTGCGCAAGGGCCCCGAGGAGCTGGAGCGTATGCGCGAGGCGGCGCGAATCTCGGCCGAGGCCCACGAGCTGGCTCGTCAAGTGGTTCGGCCTGGCCTCAATGAGCGGCAGGTGCAGGCCGTGATTGAGCAGCACTTCCTCGAGCAGGGTGCCCGTGGCCCGGCCTACGGCACGATCGTGGCCGGCGGCGACAACGCCTGCGTGTTGCACTACATCGCCAACAACGCCCCGCTGAACGACGGCGATCTTCTGTTGATCGATGCCGGTTGCTCCTTAGCCGATTACTACAACGGCGACATCACCCGCAGCTTCCCGATCAACGGTCGCTTCAGTGGTGAGCAGCGCGCCCTCTACGAGCTGGTGCTTGCGGCCCAGGAGGCGGCGGTGGCCTCGGTGGCCCCGGGCTTCAGCGCTGAAGGGGTGCATGAGACCGCCCTGCGGGTGCTGGTGGCTGGCCTGCTGGACCTAGGGCTTCTGGCCGGATCCCTTGATGGGGTGATCGAGCAGGGGGCCTACCGCCACCTCTACATGCACCGCACCGGCCACTGGCTGGGCCTTGATGTTCACGATGTGGGGGCCTATCGCCTCGGTGAGCACCACGTGGAGCTGGAGCCGGGCATGGTGCTCACCGTGGAGCCGGGTCTCTACGTGAGCGATCGGCTGCCGGTGCCAGAGGGCCAGCCGGAGATCGAAGCGCGCTGGAAGGGCATCGGCATTCGCATCGAAGACGATGTGGCCGTGACCAGCCACGGCCATGAAAATCTCACCGCCGCTGCCCTGAAGTCTCCGGCGGCGCTGGAGCGCTGA
- a CDS encoding TIGR01548 family HAD-type hydrolase, translating to MPLSASPPRAVVLFDIDGVIRDVSASYRRAIVETVHHFHGQRPEPAAIDGLKSEGSWNNDWQASMELLRRIGHTPLPAFEELVAVFEGFYFGGDPAGDPGQWRGFIRDEPLLVQQAFFGALEAAGLAYGFVSGAEPPSCHYVLETRLVLSNPPLIAMGDAPDKPDPTGLLQLASRLAGESLGAGAAPVVYLGDTVADVLTVQRARGQCPAQRFLSLAVAPPHLHGQPEQRAAYEAKLLQAGADAVIPCTANLLEMLLPLLG from the coding sequence ATGCCCCTTTCTGCCTCTCCGCCCCGGGCCGTCGTGCTGTTCGACATCGATGGCGTGATCCGCGATGTGAGCGCCAGCTACCGCCGGGCAATCGTCGAAACGGTGCACCACTTCCATGGCCAGCGTCCCGAGCCCGCCGCCATAGACGGCCTCAAAAGCGAAGGAAGCTGGAACAACGACTGGCAGGCCTCGATGGAGCTGCTGCGCCGCATTGGCCATACCCCCCTGCCGGCGTTTGAGGAGCTGGTGGCGGTGTTCGAAGGCTTCTATTTCGGCGGCGATCCCGCCGGCGATCCGGGCCAGTGGCGGGGCTTCATCCGCGACGAGCCCCTACTTGTGCAGCAAGCCTTTTTTGGCGCTCTGGAGGCTGCAGGTCTGGCCTACGGCTTCGTGAGTGGCGCTGAGCCCCCCTCCTGCCATTACGTGCTGGAAACCCGCCTGGTGCTCTCCAATCCACCCCTGATCGCCATGGGCGATGCGCCCGACAAGCCCGATCCCACCGGCTTGCTGCAGCTAGCCAGCCGATTAGCTGGCGAGAGCCTGGGGGCTGGCGCAGCGCCGGTGGTTTACCTGGGCGACACGGTGGCCGATGTGCTCACCGTGCAGCGCGCCCGCGGCCAGTGCCCCGCTCAGCGCTTCTTGAGCTTGGCGGTAGCGCCACCCCATCTGCACGGCCAGCCTGAGCAACGGGCTGCCTACGAGGCCAAGCTGCTGCAGGCCGGCGCCGACGCGGTGATTCCCTGCACGGCCAACCTGCTGGAGATGCTGCTGCCGCTGCTGGGCTGA